A genomic window from Planococcus rifietoensis includes:
- a CDS encoding NupC/NupG family nucleoside CNT transporter — protein MNLLWGIFGIIVVLGIAFLFSDGKKSIKPRTILGGLAIQITFAFMVLEWELGRQALLGLSRGVQNIINYAGEGIAFVFGPAADTEGFGFVFAFQVLTIIIFFSSLISVLYYLGIMQFIIRILGGALAKLLGTSKAESISASANIFVGQTEAPLVVRPFLPNMTKSELFAVMTGGLASVAGSTLAGYALLGVPLEYLLAASFMAAPAGLIMAKIMIPEQEEIEEKEFVMEKDDRSVNVVDAAARGASDGLQLALNVGAMLLAFIALIALANGVLGGIGGWFGAENITIQGILGYIFAPLAFAIGVPWAEAVQAGSYIGQKLVLNEFVAYTAFAPEIANLSPKTVIIVSFALCGFANFSSLAILLGGLGAMAPSRRPDIARLGMRAIAAGMLASLLSAAIAGMFV, from the coding sequence GTGAATTTATTGTGGGGCATCTTCGGTATCATCGTCGTTCTTGGAATCGCTTTCTTGTTCTCTGATGGGAAAAAATCCATCAAGCCGCGGACGATTCTCGGCGGATTGGCCATACAGATTACGTTTGCGTTCATGGTGCTGGAATGGGAACTTGGCAGACAGGCTTTGCTCGGTTTGTCGCGAGGCGTACAAAACATCATCAACTATGCTGGTGAAGGGATCGCGTTTGTTTTCGGTCCTGCAGCGGATACAGAAGGATTCGGTTTCGTCTTCGCTTTCCAAGTGTTGACGATCATCATTTTCTTCTCATCTTTAATTTCTGTACTTTATTATTTGGGCATCATGCAATTCATTATCCGCATACTCGGCGGAGCGCTCGCGAAATTGCTCGGCACGAGTAAAGCGGAATCGATTTCGGCATCGGCCAATATCTTCGTCGGCCAGACGGAAGCGCCGCTTGTCGTCCGCCCGTTCCTTCCGAACATGACCAAGTCCGAATTGTTCGCGGTCATGACCGGGGGCCTTGCATCGGTTGCAGGTTCTACACTTGCCGGCTATGCGCTCCTCGGTGTTCCACTTGAATACTTGCTTGCTGCCAGCTTCATGGCGGCGCCTGCCGGCTTGATCATGGCGAAAATCATGATTCCGGAACAGGAAGAAATCGAAGAAAAAGAGTTTGTCATGGAAAAAGACGATCGTTCCGTCAACGTCGTCGATGCAGCTGCACGCGGGGCTTCTGACGGCCTTCAGCTGGCATTGAACGTCGGGGCGATGCTTCTTGCGTTTATCGCGCTGATCGCATTGGCAAACGGTGTCCTTGGCGGCATCGGCGGCTGGTTCGGCGCTGAAAATATCACCATCCAAGGCATTCTAGGCTACATCTTCGCACCGCTTGCGTTCGCAATCGGTGTGCCATGGGCAGAAGCCGTACAAGCCGGAAGCTATATTGGGCAGAAGCTCGTCTTGAACGAGTTTGTCGCTTACACGGCATTCGCTCCAGAAATTGCGAACCTGTCTCCTAAAACAGTTATCATTGTCAGCTTCGCGCTTTGCGGATTCGCTAACTTCAGCTCACTCGCCATCCTTCTTGGCGGCCTCGGTGCGATGGCGCCAAGCCGCCGCCCGGATATCGCGCGTCTTGGCATGCGTGCCATTGCAGCGGGTATGCTTGCGTCGCTTTTGAGTGCGGCAATCGCTGGGATGTTCGTTTAA
- a CDS encoding NCS2 family permease, with translation MANWMDRFFGLNENGTTIKREMTAGLIGFFTVVYIIAVNSLILSESGMPIEYAIIGTIAASVIGALLMGFWGNAPILLIPGMGINALFSYTLVQSMGLSWQEALAVVFVSGVIFVFVAFTRFSKMLSEAVPNSLKEAITVGLGLFLMLLGLEKGGIVGPGDGAILSLGSLSDPLVLSTVVTFLLAIILFIRNVPGNFLITIVLGTVIAYFFGMIDLGQLSEPGVNTAEAFAVFGAMSFGNFLSTTFWVAVFSLTMVLVFENIGLVHGQVNFINRPEKYSRAFQATSVSTMASGFLGTSPTVASVESAAAMAAGGRTGLTSLTAGFLFMGAAFFIPLIKIIPDSAIAPILIIIGGLMLQNIKNLDMKDMSETFPALLIIALIPFTYSIADGIAIGFILYPVLKVAIGKWREVSPALYVIACLFFVNYVFHVVG, from the coding sequence ATGGCAAATTGGATGGACCGGTTTTTCGGTCTTAACGAAAACGGGACGACCATCAAGCGGGAAATGACAGCCGGCTTGATCGGATTTTTCACCGTTGTGTACATCATCGCCGTCAACTCACTGATTTTATCGGAGTCCGGCATGCCAATCGAGTACGCCATCATCGGCACCATTGCCGCTTCCGTCATCGGGGCGTTGTTGATGGGCTTTTGGGGCAATGCGCCTATTTTGCTCATTCCGGGCATGGGGATCAACGCATTGTTCTCTTATACGCTCGTCCAGTCGATGGGGCTGAGCTGGCAGGAAGCGCTTGCGGTCGTCTTCGTCTCGGGTGTCATTTTCGTCTTTGTCGCGTTTACGCGCTTTTCGAAAATGCTCAGCGAGGCCGTGCCGAATTCGCTGAAAGAAGCGATCACGGTCGGGCTTGGGCTATTTCTGATGTTGTTAGGCCTTGAGAAAGGCGGCATTGTCGGGCCAGGCGACGGGGCGATTCTTTCGCTCGGTTCGCTGTCAGATCCGCTCGTACTGTCGACAGTCGTGACGTTTTTGCTCGCGATCATTTTATTCATCCGCAATGTGCCGGGGAATTTTCTGATCACCATTGTACTGGGAACGGTCATTGCGTATTTCTTCGGCATGATCGATCTCGGCCAATTGAGCGAACCAGGCGTCAATACGGCAGAAGCATTCGCGGTGTTTGGTGCGATGTCGTTCGGCAATTTTTTGTCGACGACGTTCTGGGTTGCGGTATTTTCCTTGACGATGGTGTTGGTGTTTGAAAACATCGGCCTCGTCCACGGACAGGTGAATTTCATCAATCGTCCGGAAAAGTATTCGCGTGCATTCCAGGCGACCTCGGTCTCGACGATGGCTTCAGGATTTCTCGGCACGAGCCCGACGGTGGCCAGTGTAGAAAGTGCGGCAGCGATGGCTGCTGGCGGACGCACCGGTTTGACTTCACTGACGGCAGGTTTTTTGTTTATGGGTGCAGCGTTTTTCATTCCACTGATTAAGATCATTCCCGACAGCGCGATTGCGCCGATTTTAATCATCATCGGCGGGTTGATGCTTCAGAATATCAAGAATCTCGACATGAAGGACATGAGCGAGACTTTCCCGGCATTGTTGATCATCGCGCTGATTCCGTTTACGTACAGTATTGCGGATGGCATTGCGATCGGGTTTATCCTGTATCCGGTGCTGAAAGTGGCGATCGGCAAATGGCGTGAAGTTTCCCCGGCTCTTTATGTGATTGCTTGTCTGTTTTTCGTCAATTACGTGTTCCACGTGGTCGGTTGA
- a CDS encoding neutral zinc metallopeptidase, whose protein sequence is MKWKGRAGSRNVEDRRGRSVGGPVLAGGGIGGLLIVLLITFLGGDPGAILGDSGGTSTSEPYVASEREEELADFVSVVLADTEEVWAEVFAEEGMEYVEPTLVLFSGSVQSACGMAGSATGPFYCPADSKLYIDLSFYDELERQFNAPGDFAMAYVVAHEVGHHVQNLLGVLGDVQQARNQLSETEYNQLQVRLELQADYLSGVWAHHAQGLGYLEEGDLEEALTAASAVGDDTIQKRTRGYAVPESFTHGTSEQRKEWFYKGFRAGDLNEGNTFNAPEL, encoded by the coding sequence ATGAAATGGAAAGGGCGAGCGGGCAGCAGGAATGTAGAAGACAGGAGAGGGCGCAGTGTTGGCGGGCCAGTTCTTGCCGGCGGCGGGATTGGCGGCTTGCTGATTGTCCTGTTGATCACGTTTCTCGGGGGAGACCCGGGAGCGATACTCGGCGACAGCGGAGGAACTTCTACTTCGGAACCATATGTGGCAAGTGAGCGGGAAGAAGAACTGGCCGATTTCGTATCGGTCGTCCTCGCAGATACAGAAGAGGTGTGGGCGGAAGTGTTTGCTGAAGAAGGCATGGAATATGTCGAGCCGACTTTGGTGCTGTTTTCCGGAAGCGTCCAGTCAGCATGCGGCATGGCCGGTTCTGCAACGGGGCCGTTTTACTGCCCGGCGGATTCCAAGCTATACATCGATTTAAGCTTTTACGATGAACTCGAGCGTCAGTTCAACGCACCTGGTGATTTTGCAATGGCGTACGTCGTCGCGCATGAAGTCGGCCATCACGTGCAGAACCTGCTTGGCGTGCTTGGGGATGTCCAGCAGGCGCGAAATCAGCTGAGCGAGACCGAATACAATCAATTGCAAGTGCGCTTGGAATTACAGGCGGATTATTTGTCGGGCGTCTGGGCGCATCATGCTCAAGGCTTGGGCTATCTGGAAGAAGGGGATTTGGAAGAAGCCCTGACGGCTGCCAGTGCGGTCGGCGACGATACAATCCAGAAGCGAACGCGTGGCTACGCTGTACCAGAAAGCTTCACTCACGGCACTTCTGAACAGCGTAAGGAATGGTTCTATAAAGGCTTCCGTGCCGGTGATCTGAATGAGGGCAATACGTTTAACGCGCCAGAATTATAA
- a CDS encoding TraB/GumN family protein — MTEDNITRLEVDGKQLILIGTAHVSKLSAEQVKEVVERERPDSVCIELDAQRYESVMQDKKWKETDIFKIIKDKKASLLLMNLAISSFQNRLADQFGIKPGSEMIQGIRSAEETGAELVLADRNIQVTFSRIWGNIGLMGKTQLISSVFFSIFSKESISEEELEKMKQQDTLNAVMDDFTKAFPRIKKPLIDERDQYLAQKIKEAPGKKVVAVLGAAHIPGITREIHQEQDLKALNEVPKKSKWPKIIGWAIPLLILSIIAYTFYANPAAGFDQAVSWILWNGTLAAIGAAVAFGHPLAILTAFVAAPISSLNPLVAAGWFSGLTQAFVRRPNVGDFDTLSKDVFTVKGFWDNKVTRVLLVIVLTNLGSSLGTFIGGADVLRLFFENL; from the coding sequence ATGACCGAAGACAATATCACCCGTCTCGAAGTGGACGGCAAACAATTGATTTTGATCGGCACCGCGCATGTGTCCAAACTGAGCGCAGAGCAGGTAAAGGAAGTCGTCGAACGCGAACGGCCGGATTCCGTGTGCATCGAACTCGACGCACAGCGCTATGAATCGGTCATGCAGGATAAGAAATGGAAAGAAACCGATATCTTTAAAATTATCAAGGACAAGAAGGCAAGCCTGTTATTGATGAACTTGGCCATTTCCTCATTCCAAAACCGTCTAGCTGACCAGTTCGGCATCAAGCCCGGTTCGGAAATGATCCAGGGCATCCGTTCGGCAGAAGAGACCGGAGCAGAGCTGGTCCTTGCCGACCGCAATATCCAAGTGACGTTTTCGCGCATTTGGGGCAATATCGGGCTGATGGGGAAAACCCAGCTGATTTCGTCTGTATTTTTCAGCATCTTCAGCAAGGAATCGATTTCCGAAGAGGAACTGGAGAAGATGAAGCAGCAAGATACATTGAACGCGGTGATGGACGATTTCACGAAAGCCTTCCCGCGCATCAAAAAGCCGCTTATCGATGAACGCGACCAGTATTTGGCGCAAAAAATCAAAGAAGCGCCTGGGAAAAAGGTCGTCGCAGTTCTCGGTGCCGCCCATATTCCCGGCATCACGCGTGAAATCCATCAAGAGCAGGATTTGAAGGCGCTCAACGAAGTGCCAAAAAAATCGAAATGGCCGAAGATTATCGGTTGGGCCATTCCGCTGCTCATCTTGTCGATAATTGCGTATACATTTTATGCAAACCCGGCCGCTGGATTTGACCAGGCGGTTAGCTGGATTCTTTGGAACGGCACGCTTGCCGCGATTGGTGCGGCGGTCGCTTTCGGCCACCCGCTTGCGATCCTCACCGCCTTTGTTGCCGCGCCGATTTCATCGCTCAATCCGCTCGTTGCGGCGGGCTGGTTTTCAGGGCTCACGCAAGCTTTTGTCCGCCGGCCGAATGTTGGGGATTTCGATACCTTGTCGAAAGACGTGTTCACCGTCAAAGGCTTTTGGGACAATAAAGTGACACGTGTATTGCTGGTGATCGTATTGACCAATCTCGGCAGTTCGCTCGGCACATTCATCGGCGGCGCGGACGTGTTGCGCTTGTTTTTCGAAAACTTATAA
- a CDS encoding efflux RND transporter permease subunit produces the protein MQYILERSKLFIFLILILMLVGVYTFLTLPQREIPETPPGLVLVSTILPGAEPEEVETSITNPIERQLQSIDGIASMNSISANSASIITLEIEDGVEPEGLINTIQQQTQRAAGSFPDQAQDTSVEKLDLTFPLVSYMFYGDQAELAELEEPLADLSDEVEAVSGVAGTQIKGLNGEQVVIELDGDALAENQLQPFEVLESLQQANQPLSLGTHSDGEQQFVLTVQKSQGIEKLRELQVGQAAVPLADVATVELAEVPAEDIVTFEGEPAISYTVFLQTGQDVPSVDDRVSEVIEAFNEDLPAGISAERYVSQAENVNEIFSSLYISLLIAVLAVLVVTTAGLTLYGAFAVALTVLASVLIGLIPIPSLGVDLNQISVIGLIIAIGILVDDSIVVNDNIQRRYKLGDNAMAGAINGVREVYPSIVSSSLAIVVTFSPLLLLSGGNGAFIKALPSILITTILASTVLSITLVPMMQYLRTKRKKRKISDTPGFLGKPLEKLAQVYSGKVLKGVMKRPWLTGIGGLVIATALLSLALFTPFEFFPEADREEVTMNVRLAEGTTIEETDAFIREVTQEVAQEDGDVNETAVFTGEGLPNLFASSMDNTGANTGQVAFRIDREATSASAFIDKWEPELRERYPDAEIFLDTIVQGPPVGAPVTVTATGADINELAALRDTLEEEMLANGATVVTDNLGAAVPAIEYVPEQETLEDNGIALSTVTNQLQLLTQGVPLYTLYEGQTPYEVVLKQAGISEGEPIDLADFSLPASSSAVSGDEAGGEAGPPAAAQPGPPELIGLDELLTAQETTALAQVPHKSGDRAITLRAFGEADDFEAQMLDVVDNARADLPAGYELSTGGENSDQEAFFAEIGILFLVVLLLVYLVIAFQFKSFGLPFLVLIAVYLGISGAILGLFLTQTPLSFLGVMGIVSLTGIVVRNAVVLIDFVEARRLTGDFNIEEAIIESGYARIKPIVLTSLTSIVALLPVAFSGDPLFEPLAVTIIAGLTFSGLFTLVMIPALYLLFHRIVISRKEKKQAA, from the coding sequence ATGCAGTACATACTCGAACGCAGTAAATTATTCATCTTTTTGATTTTGATCCTCATGTTGGTAGGGGTTTACACTTTCCTGACGCTGCCGCAGCGTGAAATTCCTGAAACGCCTCCAGGGCTCGTACTGGTTTCGACGATCTTGCCTGGCGCAGAGCCGGAAGAAGTGGAAACGAGCATCACGAACCCGATTGAAAGACAGCTGCAAAGCATTGATGGCATCGCGTCGATGAATTCCATTTCAGCGAATTCGGCTTCCATCATTACACTCGAAATCGAAGACGGCGTTGAACCTGAGGGCTTGATCAATACGATCCAGCAGCAAACACAGCGCGCCGCCGGCAGTTTCCCGGACCAAGCCCAGGACACCAGCGTTGAAAAGCTGGATCTGACTTTCCCGCTGGTTTCCTATATGTTCTACGGAGACCAAGCGGAACTTGCGGAACTCGAAGAGCCGCTTGCGGACTTGTCGGATGAAGTCGAAGCGGTATCCGGTGTTGCCGGTACACAAATTAAAGGATTGAACGGCGAGCAGGTCGTCATCGAACTCGATGGAGATGCGCTCGCAGAAAATCAATTGCAGCCATTCGAAGTGCTTGAAAGCTTGCAGCAAGCGAATCAGCCGCTGTCTCTTGGCACCCATAGCGACGGCGAGCAGCAATTCGTCTTGACCGTGCAGAAAAGCCAAGGCATCGAAAAACTGCGTGAACTGCAAGTCGGCCAAGCAGCGGTTCCGCTTGCTGATGTAGCAACGGTCGAATTGGCCGAAGTTCCGGCGGAAGACATCGTCACGTTCGAAGGCGAGCCGGCGATTTCCTATACCGTCTTTTTACAGACCGGCCAGGATGTGCCGTCTGTCGATGACCGCGTCAGCGAAGTGATCGAAGCCTTCAATGAAGACTTGCCTGCGGGCATTTCAGCTGAACGCTATGTGTCACAGGCTGAAAACGTCAATGAGATTTTCAGTTCGCTTTATATTTCACTGTTGATCGCGGTGCTCGCTGTATTGGTCGTCACCACTGCAGGGTTGACGCTGTACGGAGCGTTTGCCGTAGCGTTGACGGTGCTTGCTTCGGTGTTGATTGGGCTCATCCCGATCCCGTCGCTCGGCGTCGATTTGAACCAGATTTCCGTCATCGGCTTGATTATTGCGATCGGGATATTGGTCGACGACAGCATCGTTGTCAACGATAATATCCAGCGCCGTTATAAGCTTGGCGACAATGCAATGGCAGGCGCCATCAACGGCGTTCGGGAAGTCTATCCGTCAATTGTGTCGTCCAGTTTGGCGATTGTCGTTACGTTCTCTCCGCTCTTGTTATTATCGGGCGGAAACGGCGCGTTCATCAAAGCGCTGCCGAGTATTTTGATTACCACCATTTTGGCTTCGACGGTACTGTCGATTACACTCGTGCCGATGATGCAGTATTTGCGCACGAAACGTAAAAAACGCAAAATTTCCGATACGCCGGGATTCCTTGGCAAACCGCTTGAAAAGTTAGCACAAGTATATTCCGGAAAAGTGCTGAAAGGCGTCATGAAACGCCCTTGGCTCACAGGAATCGGCGGACTGGTGATTGCGACTGCCCTGCTGTCGCTCGCTTTGTTCACGCCGTTTGAATTCTTCCCTGAAGCGGACCGCGAAGAAGTAACGATGAACGTGCGTCTTGCGGAAGGCACTACCATTGAAGAAACCGATGCGTTCATCCGTGAAGTGACGCAGGAAGTGGCTCAGGAAGACGGCGATGTCAACGAAACGGCCGTCTTTACTGGTGAAGGCCTGCCGAACCTGTTTGCTTCATCCATGGACAATACAGGTGCCAATACGGGCCAAGTGGCATTCCGTATCGACCGGGAAGCGACTTCCGCTTCCGCATTTATCGATAAATGGGAACCGGAACTTCGCGAACGCTACCCGGATGCAGAGATCTTCCTCGATACGATTGTCCAAGGGCCGCCAGTCGGCGCACCGGTGACCGTGACGGCGACAGGTGCAGATATCAATGAACTCGCTGCACTCCGTGACACGCTCGAAGAAGAAATGCTCGCAAACGGTGCGACCGTCGTGACCGATAATCTCGGAGCTGCTGTACCGGCGATTGAATATGTGCCGGAGCAGGAGACGCTTGAAGACAATGGCATTGCCTTGTCGACGGTCACCAATCAATTGCAGCTTCTGACGCAAGGCGTCCCGCTTTACACGTTGTATGAAGGGCAGACGCCTTATGAAGTCGTCTTGAAGCAAGCAGGCATTTCAGAAGGCGAACCGATCGACCTCGCTGACTTCAGTTTGCCGGCATCGAGTTCTGCTGTGAGCGGCGATGAAGCCGGCGGCGAAGCGGGACCTCCCGCTGCTGCGCAGCCAGGGCCGCCTGAATTGATCGGCCTGGACGAGCTGTTGACAGCACAGGAAACAACGGCGCTTGCGCAAGTGCCGCATAAATCAGGAGACCGTGCCATCACGCTCCGTGCGTTCGGTGAAGCGGATGATTTCGAAGCCCAGATGCTCGACGTCGTCGATAATGCACGCGCGGACTTGCCGGCCGGCTACGAACTGTCGACTGGCGGCGAGAACTCCGACCAGGAAGCATTCTTCGCTGAAATCGGCATTTTGTTCCTAGTCGTGCTATTGCTGGTTTACCTAGTCATTGCATTCCAGTTCAAGTCGTTCGGCTTGCCGTTCCTTGTATTGATCGCCGTCTATCTCGGCATCTCGGGCGCAATTCTCGGCTTGTTCTTAACGCAGACGCCGCTCAGCTTCCTTGGCGTCATGGGAATCGTCTCCTTGACGGGGATTGTCGTCCGGAACGCGGTCGTGCTCATCGACTTTGTCGAAGCACGCCGCCTGACGGGAGATTTCAACATCGAAGAAGCGATCATCGAATCCGGATACGCGCGCATCAAGCCGATCGTGCTGACCTCCCTGACATCGATTGTGGCCTTGCTGCCGGTCGCGTTTTCCGGCGATCCTTTGTTTGAACCACTGGCCGTGACCATCATTGCGGGGCTTACGTTCTCCGGGTTGTTCACATTGGTCATGATCCCAGCGCTCTATCTTCTATTCCATCGCATCGTCATTTCGCGCAAGGAGAAGAAACAAGCTGCCTGA
- a CDS encoding DHA2 family efflux MFS transporter permease subunit, whose translation MAGVFVAILNQTLLATALPHIMEDLDITANTAQWLTTVFMLVNGVMIPITAFLINKYTTRHLFFVAMGLFATGTIICALAPGFATLMVGRIVQASGAGIMMPLAQTVLFVIFPIEKRGQAMGMFGLIISFAPAIGPTLSGYLVGQYPWRSLFYIVIPIALIDLALAYFFLRNVTERTFPKIDILSIMLSTLGFGGLLYGFSSAGAAGWGSVSVIASIGVGAVALWFFIRRQGRLKQPILEFRVFKYGLFTLSTILSIIVFVTMIGSATILPIYMQDMHGFTALESGLMLLPGAIIMGLMNPIAGRIFDKVGGKWLAVAGLSIVTGSTFQFTMLTAETAFVYLTVMHAIRMFGVALVMMPVTTAGLNQLPDDLIPHGTAMSNTMRQVSGSIGTALLVTIMTSAALDPDRYGVEGLIRGVNISFMVTGALSAIGIVLAFFMKNPKAQEQSEG comes from the coding sequence ATGGCTGGCGTGTTTGTGGCGATACTCAATCAGACGCTGCTCGCCACCGCTTTGCCTCATATTATGGAAGATTTGGACATCACTGCCAATACGGCACAATGGCTGACAACGGTATTCATGCTCGTCAATGGCGTCATGATTCCAATCACGGCTTTTTTAATCAATAAATACACAACACGCCATTTGTTTTTTGTCGCAATGGGCTTATTCGCCACCGGCACGATCATCTGTGCGCTCGCACCCGGCTTTGCAACTTTGATGGTCGGGCGCATAGTACAGGCATCGGGTGCAGGCATCATGATGCCGCTTGCGCAAACGGTGTTGTTCGTCATCTTCCCGATTGAAAAGCGAGGGCAGGCGATGGGCATGTTTGGCTTGATCATTTCCTTCGCACCGGCAATCGGGCCGACCTTATCGGGGTATTTGGTCGGTCAGTATCCGTGGCGATCTTTGTTCTATATCGTCATTCCGATCGCGCTCATCGATTTGGCGCTGGCGTATTTCTTCTTGCGCAATGTGACGGAACGGACTTTCCCGAAAATCGATATTTTGTCGATCATGTTGTCGACCTTAGGATTCGGCGGCTTATTGTACGGCTTTTCGAGTGCCGGGGCAGCCGGCTGGGGCAGCGTATCAGTCATCGCCTCGATTGGTGTCGGGGCTGTCGCTTTATGGTTTTTCATCCGCCGGCAAGGCAGGCTCAAGCAGCCGATTTTGGAATTCCGCGTCTTTAAATACGGCTTGTTCACCTTGTCAACGATTCTCAGCATTATCGTTTTCGTCACGATGATTGGCAGTGCCACGATCTTGCCAATCTACATGCAGGACATGCACGGATTTACCGCTCTGGAATCGGGGCTCATGCTGCTGCCTGGCGCGATCATTATGGGGCTTATGAACCCGATTGCGGGCCGTATTTTCGACAAAGTCGGCGGCAAATGGCTGGCGGTTGCCGGGCTGTCGATCGTTACCGGTTCAACCTTCCAGTTTACGATGTTGACGGCCGAGACGGCTTTTGTCTATTTGACCGTCATGCACGCCATCCGCATGTTTGGCGTCGCACTTGTGATGATGCCTGTCACGACAGCCGGGCTCAACCAATTGCCTGATGACCTCATTCCACACGGCACCGCCATGAGCAATACGATGCGCCAAGTGTCAGGCTCAATCGGCACGGCGCTGCTGGTGACGATCATGACCAGCGCAGCGCTCGACCCGGACCGCTACGGGGTGGAAGGGTTGATTCGCGGGGTTAATATTTCGTTTATGGTAACAGGTGCATTGAGTGCCATTGGTATCGTATTGGCGTTCTTTATGAAAAATCCAAAGGCCCAGGAGCAAAGCGAGGGATGA